One Phaseolus vulgaris cultivar G19833 chromosome 11, P. vulgaris v2.0, whole genome shotgun sequence genomic window carries:
- the LOC137838400 gene encoding late embryogenesis abundant protein isoform X2 translates to MAQQQVELRDEHGNPVELTDAYGNPVWLTDEKGNPVHLTGVATIADHHTLQTPHHAPLHSNPTSTSLSFDDEGFVDKGFDDKGFVDKGHVRRKKKKKKDRIKEKSPTEKSEEEMKEHSHSKTSPKDPIEEEKEKEEEEEEKKKEHSHTKTCTISGGGDHHTSTTTITTRKGIIEMIKERLPGQGNH, encoded by the exons ATGGCACAACAACAAGTGGAGCTGCGAGATGAACATGGAAACCCTGTTGAACTGACAGATGCATATGGAAACCCTGTTTGGCTAACAGACGAGAAAGGAAACCCTGTGCACCTCACTGGTGTGGCAACCATTGCAGATCATCACACTCTCCAAACTCCACACCATGCTCCTCTTCATTCCAACCCTACTTCAACCTCACTTTCt TTTGATGATG AAGGGTTTGTGGATAAAGGGTTTGATGATAAAGGGTTTGTGGATAAAGGGCATGtaaggaggaagaagaagaagaagaaggataGAATAAAAGAGAAGTCTCCAACAGaaaaaagtgaagaagagatgaaggaaCATTCACACAGCAAAACATCACCAAAAGATccaatagaagaagaaaaagaaaaagaagaagaagaagaggagaagaagaaggagcATTCAcacaccaaaacttgcaccattAGTGGTGGTGGTGACCACCACACAAGCACCACCACCATCACCACAAGAAAAGGGATAATAGAGATGATCAAAGAAAGATTGCCAGGTCAGGGCAACCACTAA
- the LOC137838400 gene encoding late embryogenesis abundant protein isoform X1 has translation MAQQQVELRDEHGNPVELTDAYGNPVWLTDEKGNPVHLTGVATIADHHTLQTPHHAPLHSNPTSTSLSFDDEGFVDKGFDDKGFVDKGFDDKGFVDKGHVRRKKKKKKDRIKEKSPTEKSEEEMKEHSHSKTSPKDPIEEEKEKEEEEEEKKKEHSHTKTCTISGGGDHHTSTTTITTRKGIIEMIKERLPGQGNH, from the exons ATGGCACAACAACAAGTGGAGCTGCGAGATGAACATGGAAACCCTGTTGAACTGACAGATGCATATGGAAACCCTGTTTGGCTAACAGACGAGAAAGGAAACCCTGTGCACCTCACTGGTGTGGCAACCATTGCAGATCATCACACTCTCCAAACTCCACACCATGCTCCTCTTCATTCCAACCCTACTTCAACCTCACTTTCt TTTGATGATGAAGGGTTTGTGGATAAAGGGTTTGATGATAAAGGGTTTGTGGATAAAGGGTTTGATGATAAAGGGTTTGTGGATAAAGGGCATGtaaggaggaagaagaagaagaagaaggataGAATAAAAGAGAAGTCTCCAACAGaaaaaagtgaagaagagatgaaggaaCATTCACACAGCAAAACATCACCAAAAGATccaatagaagaagaaaaagaaaaagaagaagaagaagaggagaagaagaaggagcATTCAcacaccaaaacttgcaccattAGTGGTGGTGGTGACCACCACACAAGCACCACCACCATCACCACAAGAAAAGGGATAATAGAGATGATCAAAGAAAGATTGCCAGGTCAGGGCAACCACTAA